A genomic stretch from Physeter macrocephalus isolate SW-GA chromosome 12, ASM283717v5, whole genome shotgun sequence includes:
- the LOC112063648 gene encoding LOW QUALITY PROTEIN: probable aminopeptidase NPEPL1 (The sequence of the model RefSeq protein was modified relative to this genomic sequence to represent the inferred CDS: inserted 2 bases in 1 codon; deleted 4 bases in 2 codons), whose translation MVNVGLQFQASAGDADPQSLPLLLLGQLHHLHRXPWSHVRGKLLPRVAEELWQAALSTLNPSPTDSCPFYRNYATVAALRYRVSRHNSPSAAHFVTRLVRTCLPPGTHRCILMVCERSDAFASACALARTFPLFTQRSGASWLPEKKTVTVKFFLVGQDNGPVEVSTLQCLTSVTEGVRLAARIVDTPRNEMNTDTFLEEIKKVGKELGIVPTVIRDEELKTRGFGGICGVGKAALHPPALAVLSHTPDGATQTIAWVGKGIVYDTGGLSMKGKTTMPGMQRDCGGAGAVWGAFRAAVKQGFKDTLHAVFCLAENLVGPSATRLDDIHLLYSGKTVEINNTDAEGRLVLADGVSFACKDLGADIILDIATLTGAQGIATGKYHAAVLTNSAEGEAACMKAGQQCGDLVHPLVYCPELHFSEFTSAVADMKNSVADRDNGPSSCAGLFIAWHISFDWPGVWVHLDIAAAVHAGERATGFGVALLLALFGRASEDPLLNLASPLGCEVDAQEGDAERDSKKRRLV comes from the exons ATGGTGAACGTGGGGCTGCAGTTCCAGGCGAGCGCCGGGGACGCGGACCCGCAGAGCCTGCCACTGCTGCTGCTCGGGCAGCTGCACCACCTGCACCG GCCCTGGAGCCACGTCCGCGGGAAGTTGCTGCCCCGGGTCGCCGAGGAGCTCTGGCAGGCTGCCCTAAGCACGCTCAACCCCAGCCCCACGGACAGCTGTCCCTTCTACCGGAACTATGCCACCGTGGCTGCCCTTCGCTACAGGGTGAGCCGGCACAATAGCCCCTCGGCCGCGCATTTTGTCACCCGGCTCGTGCGGACCTGCCTGCCGCCGGGAACCCATCGGTGCATTCTGATGGTCTGTGAGCGGTCGGACGCCTTCGCCTCGGCCTGTGCCCTGGCCCGCACTTTCCCACTCTTCACCCAACGCTCAGGGGCATCATGGCTCCCGGAGAAGAAGACCGTCACAGTGAAGTTTTTCCTGGTGGGACAAGACAACGGGCCAGTGGAAGTGTCCACTTTGCAATGTTTAACA AGTGTCACAGAAGGCGTGCGGCTGGCAGCCCGCATTGTGGACACGCCCCGCAATGAGATGAACACGGACACCTTCCTCGAGGAGATTAAGAAAGTTGGAAAAGAACTGGGGATCGTCCCAACCGTTATCCGGGACGAGGAGCTGAAGACGAGAGGATTTGGAGGGATCTGCGGTGTGGGCAAGGctgccctccaccccccagccctaGCCGTCCTCAGCCACACCCCAGACGGAGCCACCCAGACCATCGCGTGGGTGGGCAAGGGCATCGTCTACGACACTGGGGGTCTCAGCATGAAGGGGAAG ACCACCATGCCGGGGATGCAGAGGGACTGCGGAGGCGCCGGGGCCGTGTGGGGGGCCTTCAGAGCCGCCGTCAAGCAGGGTTTCAAAGACACGCTCCACGCCGTGTTCTGCTTAGCTGAGAACTTGGTGGGACCCAGCGCCACGAGGCTGGACGACATCCACCTGCTGTACTCAGGAAAGACTGTGGAAATCAACAACACGGATGCCGAGGGCAGGCTGGTGCTGGCAGATGGCGTGTCCTTCGCGTGCAAGGACCTGGGCGCCGACATCATCCTGGACATCGCCACGCTGACCGGAGCTCAGGGCATCGCCACGGGCAAGTACCACGCTGCAGTGCTCACCAACAGCGCCGAGGGGGAGGCGGCCTGCATGAAGGCTGGGCAGCAGTGCGGGGACCTGGTGCACCCGCTTGTCTACTGCCCGGAGCTGCACTTCAGCGAGTTCACCTCGGCCGTGGCCGACATGAAGAACTCAGTGGCGGACCGGGACAACGGCCCCAGCTCCTGCGCCGGCCTTTTCATCGCCTGGCACATCAGCTTCGACTGGCCCGGGGTCTGGGTCCACCTGGACATTGCCGCGGCCGTGCACGCCGGTGAGCGGGCCACGGGCTTTGGTGTGGCCCTGCTGCTGGCACTCTTCGGCCGGGCCTCTGAGGACCCTCTGCTGAACCTGGCGTCCCCGCTAGGTTGTGAGGTGGACGCCCAGGAGGGGGACGCGGAGAGGGACTCCAAGAAGCGCAGGCTCGTGTGA